The window GAATTGCATGACAAAATCATGCACGCTTGCCTTGAATTAGAGGATCGCCTGCTCATGGGATCTGACTGTCCACCAGAATATTTTGAACCCCCTCAAGGCTTTTACGTGCAGATCAGCGCACCCGAACCAGACGAGGCAGAACGAATTTTTCATGCTCTGGCAGAAAATGGCAAAGTGAAAATGCCGATCGCTCAAACGTTCTGGTCAGTCCGCTTTGGCATGTTGATTGATCAGTTTGGTACACCGTGGATGGTCAACTGTGAGCAGGTCGTTTGAGCTTGTTGGATTAAACGAACATCCTTTGGACTTGTACCTCTTAAGCAGAGAATGCGATGACTACATTCAAAACATCCCGTGAAATCCCGGCGACCATGGAACAAGTCTTTGCCGCCATCAGCGATTCAGAACGTTTGGCGCGGTGGTGGGAACCAGCAGGTTTCACCAACACTTTCAAGGAGATAAACAATGGAAACGAACCAAACCGGACAAACCTCACACATGCCTGTTCAACCTCAAAAAGAACATCAGTGGCTCCAGAAACTTGTCGGTGAGTGGACGTATGAAACCGAAGGGCTGATGGAGCCCGAGCAACCTCCCGTCAAATCAACGGGAACAGAAACAGTTCGCTCACTAGGTGGACTCTGGATATTGGCAGAAGGACAGGGTGAGATGCCAGGTTGTGGTCCTGCAACAACGCTAATGGCTCTTGGCTATGACCCGCAGAAACAGCGTTTCCGGAGAGAGGACTATCTGATGAGACTCAATCTGTTGTTGGACGACACAACATACAGTTATTTAAGTATTTAGGAGTGAGGGTTCACTGAATGACCGATCTGATTCTCACCACTTTCGATTGGGTTCCCGAAGCTCCGCGAGGCTATGTGCGCGACTTACGGGTGCGTTGGGCATTGGAAGAGGCTGGGTTACCCTATCGCGTAAACAGTGTGCCATTTCGCGATCGAGGGAGCGATCATTTCTCGCACCAACCCTTCGGACAGGTGCCGTGGTTGACCGATGGAGACATCTCTATCTTTGAGAGTGGTGCCATCCTGCTCCATCTCGGCGAACGGAGTAGCAAGCTGATGCCTACCGAGCCGTGCGGTCGGAGTGATATGACCCAATCCGGGTCGCCAACTATTTCGGAGAGACGACTATCTCATGAAAAAGCTATTGCTTAGTACCACTGCTGTTTACATGGGGCTTCTGGGACTCGGATTCATGTTGCTGCACTATCAGTTGAAACATTGAGAAGAAATGGAGAAATAGTTATCTATGGAAATTACCGCTTCAGCGATTTCACTCAACGTTGATGATGTCACCACGTCGGCTGAGTTCGTCAAGCAACATTTTGGCTTCAAGGAAGAGATGTCAGCCGAGGGTTTTGTATCACTCTCTCGACCCGATGCAGGATTTAATTTAATCTTTCTACAAACTGGGCTGAAAAGCTTTAAGCCAGCCCATCTACGCGGTCATCGAGCGGATGGCTTGCTCGTTGTTTTTGTTGTGGATGACATCGATCGCGAGTATATCCGCTTGCAATCTGAAGGAGTCACAATTACAACTCCGATTGAGACAGAACCCTGGAATGAGCGATTCTTCCAAGTGACCGATCCAAACGGGGTTGTGTTGCAACTGGTGCAATGGATTAGTGAGCAGGTGTCATCATAAATGGCGATCGGGTAAAGAGCTTTCTGCTTGTCAAAGGCGATGTGCGCGACATCCATGCTGAAATGCGAACTGCCGCAGGAGGTAAGAATATCTGGATTGTTGGGGGAGGAGATCTTGCAGGTCAGTTCTACGATGTTGGTCTTTTAGACGAACTCATCATCCAAATTGGGTCGGTTACTCTTGGCAAAGGTAAGCAGCTATTTCTTCGTAGGGTGCTGAGTCCAAATCTGTGCTTAATGTCTGTCCAGTAGCTTGGAAGTGGCATGGTCGAGTTGCGCTATGAGGTAAGTAAATGAGTTCATTGGTGGTTGGTTTTCAAGATATTGATCAAACAAAACTCACCGTTGTTGGAGGGAAAGGCGCGAACCTGGGGGAATTATCCAAAATTGAAGGAATATGTGTACCCGATGGCTTTTGTATTTCTACTGAAGCCTTTCAAAGAGTCATTGAGAAAACACCGTCGATTCACGAATTACTGGATCAGTTATCGTTTCTGAAGGTGAATGATCGAGATAAAATCCATGAACTTAGCAGTAAGATTCGCAGGATCATCGAAGGGATAGCCATTCCTGAAGAAATTAGTGAAGCGATCGCCCACTTTCTCTCCAGACTTGGAGAACAGAATGCTTATGCAGTCCGATCGAGCGCGACCGCAGAGGATTTACCAACCGCCTCCTTTGCAGGCCAGCAGGATACCTATTTGAACATTATCGGCAAGGAAGCAATCCTAAAGCATATCCACAAGTGCTGGGCATCGCTATTTACCGAGAGGGCAGTCATTTACCGCCTGCAAAACGGCTTTGACCATCGTAAAGTCTACCTATCTGTGGTGGTTCAGAAGATGGTCTTCCCGCAGGCGGCAGGAATTTTGTTTACTGCCGATCCCGTCACGTCTAATCGAAAGGTTTTATCCATTGAGGCCAGCTTCGGACTTGGTGAGGCGTTGGTTTCCGGACTGGTGAATGCGGATAGCTATAAAGTGCGGAACGGCATGGTGATCGACAAAAAGATATCCACCAAGAAACTGGCAATTTATGCCCTGAAAGATGGCGGTACGAAAGAACAGGAGATTGAGCCTGAGAGGCAGAATCGGCAAGCGCTGACGGATGAGCAGATTTTGCAGCTTGAGCGCATCGGTAGGACGATCGAAGCACATTTCGGCAGTCCCCAAGACATTGAATGGTGCTTGGTTGATGATACGTTTTACATTGTCCAGAGTCGTCCAATCACGACTTTATTCCCGATTCCTGAAACAAATGATCAGGAAAATCACGTCTTTGTTTCTGTCGGTCACAACCAAATGATGACCGATGCCATGAAACCATTGGGATTGTCTTTTTTCCTTTTAACGACCCATGCACCCATGCACACTGCTGGTGGAAGGTTGTTTGTTGATGTTACAGCGACGCTGGCTTCACCTGTCGGCAGAGAAACTATATTAAACGTCACATTGGGGAAATCTGATCCGCTCATGAAAGACGCACTGACAACCATCTTAGAGCGGGGAGATTTTGTAAAATCGTTACCTGATGATCCAAGTCCCGGCAAAAGCAGGAAAGGGCGATCGCTTGCGGATTTTCAAACCCTAAACGACTGTGATCCGGCGATTGTTGCTGATTTGATTCAACAGAGCCAAACTTCGATCGAAGCGTTAAAACAAACCATCCAAACGAAATCAGGATCGGATTTGTTTGATTTTATCCTGGAAGATATCCAGCAATTAAAGAAGACCCACTCTGATTCACAGAGTTTTGGTGTGCTGATGACGGGTATGAATGCTTCCTCCTGGATTAATGAAAAAATGAACGAGTGGTTAGGCGAAAAAAACGCAGCGGACACGCTTTCTCAATCAGTACCCAACAATATTACTTCGTCCATGGGTCTGGAACTATTGGATGTTGCGGATGTGATTCGTCCTTACCCGGAAGTCATTGAGTATTTGCAACAGGTAAAAGAGGATAACTTTCTCGGTGAATTGGTGAAGCTTGAGGGTGGACAGGAAGCCCAGAACGCGATCGCTACTTTTCTTCACAAATACGGAATGCGATGTGTTGGAGAAATCGATATTACGAGAACTCGTTGGAGCGAAAAACCAACCACACTTGTTCCTACGATTCTCAGTAACATCAGAAACTTAGAGCCTGGTGAGTGCGATCGAAAATTTGAGCAAGGGCAACAGGAAGCTTTAAAGAAAGAACAAGAGCTATTAGAGCGATTGAAGCAACTACCGGATGGCGAACAAAAGGTCAATGAAACAAAACGAATGATAAGCTTGATCCGGAATTTCATCGGCTATCGTGAATATCCCAAATACGGCATCGTGAGTCGCTACTTCGTTTATAAGCAGGCTTTACTTAAAGAAGTCGAACAACTCGTACAAGCGGGCGTTATTCATGAAAAAGAAGATATATACTATCTCACTTTTGAAGAACTTCGCGAAGTCGTCCGCACAAATAAACTGGATTACCCGATCATCAGCAAACGAAAAGACGAGTACAAATTTTATGAAAAACTAACTCCGCCACGTGTGATCACGTCTGATGGTGAAATCATTGCAGGTGAGTACAAACGAGAAAATCTCCCAGCCGAAGCGATTGTCGGTTTACCTGTTTCCTCCGGAGTGATAGAGGGACGAGCACGTATCGTCTTAAACATGGAAGATGCCGATCTGGAAGATGGAGATATATTAGTCACCTCCTTTACTGACCCTAGCTGGACACCCTTGTTTGTATCTATAAAAGGTCTCGTCACCGAAGTGGGTGGACTGATGACCCACGGAGCAGTTATCGCACGGGAATATGGCTTACCAGCAGTTGTCGGAGTGGATAATGCTACCAAACTGATAAAAGATGGGCAACGAATTCGCGTGCATGGAACAGAAGGGTATGTAGAAATCCTATGATGGGGAAGCAGATGGTTCCTGTCATCGGTATCCAGTCACATCAGCCGGTTTCCCAGCTTCCTGGACTTCCCAAATGTAGCGAAACGCATCGGGTTGAGAACCATCCAGGTCGGTAAAACCATACACTTTCGCCAACTGACCACTGTAGTGCGATCGCAAAGGCAATGCAGAAGCGGTTAGCTACCCAGGTATGAGAAGTTGCGTAAGCTGTTCAGCATTTAAATCACTTATTTGGATTTGCTATACCCATCAAAATGATACGTATTAAGCTGTCGCGCATTTAACTTGCATTTTTTGTCCGCTAGAGTCCTTATGGTGAGGCATTCCAGCAGGAAAAGTAAATAATCGACAGCTTAATATCACAAATAATCAGATCTGGGTGAAATTCTTTATTTAGATTCTTGTTGATACAAAAGTAATTCACGAGATTCTTGCTTAACTAGACCATTCATAGCTGCTAGTTGCAAGTCCATGAAAGCCCTCAAATCCTCTGTGGAATACTTACTTCTGAGCAGCCAGCGCAGTTGCTCTTCTGCGGTAACACTAAGGTGACCTGCGGCTAGAGCCTCCTGGACTAAATCGCGGATTGAAGTCATAGATTTTTTTCCTAATCAATGCAGTAGGAAAAAGTATTTCAAGAGACTACTTCTGATGAGATTTCCTAAAAAAATCAGCTTTCATCACTCAGTAACCAGAGTTATCTCTCTGAACTTTGTCCCTAGACAATAAATCTATTAAAAACTTGGGTTTGAATGGAGAAGCACTACTGTAAAGTAGAAGCCGTTAGCAACGCGAGGCGTAAGTTTATGCTAGGATGGCAAGCTTTCTACTTCAGAGTTAGGGGTGAATTTAATCCCTTAACCAACTAGAGAAGAGGTAGTAGGATTGACACTAACTGTTTGAGGCATATAACAGTTACTCCTGTTATAGACGTGCAGGACATCACGGATTCCTAGATGAATCCAATGTTCTATATTGAGTAGTCGTTCACTTGAGTAGTGAGGTAATAGTGTTGGATTTAAGGAAGACTGCGTTTCTTCTATTACAGTATATGTATTGGGAACACGGCTCAGAACATAAGCAATTAAATCTTGGCGTAATCCAGCAGCAGAAAAGACTTGTTGATAGGGATGCGCTGGATAAGTTTCCAAAATATTTTCAATTTCCTCAGTGACTACAGGTAAGGTAAGGTTGACAAGTTGTTTGCTCATTTTTCACTCCTTACAAATTCTTGAAACTGCAACAATCTAACGAAACTACAGCCATTTGAGAAAATGCTAGGCGATATCAGGTTGTACGTGAATCAGATTCACTTCTTTTTTGACTGCAACACTTGAAAGATTAGAAAACAATTTTGAGGAAATCTTGAGGAAGAAAAACTTTCTTCCATTTTTTTGTTAAGAATTGTTTGTAAAGAAATACCAAAAATCTCAACCCTAGATAAGGCAATAGGTATGAGCTTTTGCTGGAGAGCAAAGAGTCTGTTCTTTTGAAATATCTAAAACGGTATTAGTACTGAATTTCCACCTTCCAGCCGAGAGCGTTGGCGATTTGGGGAACCAGGGTGAGAGAATTGAAGGGTTTAGCGATCGCACCTTGAACTCCTAACTCATGAAACCGTTGGGGTTCAGTTAAACTTAGCCTTGCCGTTAAAAACACGACTGGGATTGACCCAGTTACAGGATTGGCTTTTAGTTGTTGCAATAGAGCCAGACCATCCATTTCCGGCATCATCACATCAAGTAGAATGGCATCAGGCTTCTCAGAAGCTGCCTTAACTAAACCCTCTTGACCCGACGCCGCTAGTAACACATTCCAACCCCCTAGTGCTTCCAGGCAAGCTTTCACAACCTGTCGGACGTGGAGTTCGTCATCAATAAATAAAATTCGTTTTGTAGCTATAGCTGTTTCCATTACTTCTGCTTTACCCTTCTGTATCACTGGAGAGATATCGGACTAAAATACAATCACCTCCAAGCTTGGCGGCACTCATCAATAGGGTGTTCTAGAAGCAGGAACCCTCTCATAAATGTTGACCATACAGCTTGACTCTACCTACCGACGCAACCCGCAGCTTCTGGAAGGTCATCGTTAGAAATGAAACTATAAATATAAAATGACTGAAGTGGTTTTACCTCACCCTCAAGTTAAATCAACAAATTGAGGAAATTTTGAGGAAAGGGGATATCACTTACCTACCACCTACCACCCCAGCATGGAAGCCACTTGCTCTGCCAATGTCAAAGGGTCAAACGGTTTCGCAATCACTCCAGCGACGCCGAGTTTCGCAAATTGGGCTATATCAGTGGACTGCACCTTAGCGGTGAATAAAATGACTGGAATCGCTTGAGTCGTTGAATCATTTTGTAACTTCTCAAACAGCGTAAGCCCGTCCATGTCAGGCATCATTACGTCTAGTAAGATGGCATCAAGCTGTTGAGTTTGGGCGATAGCCAGTCCTTCTTTACCTGATAAAGCAGTCAGCGTCTCCCAACCCCCTAAGTTTTCCAGACAAGCCTGAATCACGGTACAGAGATTTATTTCATCATCAATCACCAGAATGCGCTTTTCTGGCATTAGCAGTAATTGTAGTTGAGGATGTATAACTTGAAATTCTACCATTGCACGGCTAATCGAGTGGTTTTGGCAAAGTGAAATAGAAGTTACTGCCCTCTCCGACCACACTTTCCACCCAAATTTTGCCGCCATGCTGTTGTACGATGCTTTTACAGATGGCTAAACCCAGACCTGTTCCCCCTTTTTGGCGGGAGTCAGAAGCATCCACCTGTTGAAACCGTCCAAAGATAGTGTTTAACTTATCGGCAGGAATACCGCGCCCTTGGTCTTTCACTTGAAATAAAACCTGGTCGGCTTGGTCTTGAACACTCAGCGTAACCGTACTCTGTGGGGGTGAAAATTTAATCGCATTACTGACCAGATTAACGAGAGTTTGAAGAATGCGATCGCGATCTGCCCAGACTTGAACAGAAGTCGGTTCAACACATAACATAATGTTGCCTTCTACTGCCAACGATTGCACCGTTTCAACCGACTGTTGCAGGAGTGTCGCTGCATCGCACCACTGCTTGACGAGATTGACTTTATGTGATTCGAGTCGCTCTAAATCGAGAATGTCATTAACCAAACGCACTAAGCGTTCGGTATCATGAGCGGCGATGTCTAACATCTGTTGAGCAGATTCTGGCTTATGTTTAAAGACTCCGGCAGCGAGTAACCCCAGAGAACCACGAATGGAGGAAAGGGGCGTTCGCAGTTCGTGACTGACAATCGAGATAAACTCGTTTTTCATCTGTTCAATGGCTCGACGTTCAGTGACATCTTCCACTGTTCCCACATGACCCATTAATTGGCTGCTAGCGCTAAACAAGGGAGATGTTCTCATCTGAGCAAAACGAATGGTTCCATCTTGATGGATATAGCGAACCTCAGCTGAGAATTCCTGTTGTTCAGATAGGGTTTGTGACCACTG of the Allocoleopsis franciscana PCC 7113 genome contains:
- a CDS encoding VOC family protein encodes the protein MKLNPYLMFNGNCEAAFKFYEQCLGGKITMMMTHKEAPSAENVSPELHDKIMHACLELEDRLLMGSDCPPEYFEPPQGFYVQISAPEPDEAERIFHALAENGKVKMPIAQTFWSVRFGMLIDQFGTPWMVNCEQVV
- a CDS encoding SRPBCC family protein — protein: MTTFKTSREIPATMEQVFAAISDSERLARWWEPAGFTNTFKEINNGNEPNRTNLTHACSTSKRTSVAPETCR
- a CDS encoding VOC family protein; the protein is MEITASAISLNVDDVTTSAEFVKQHFGFKEEMSAEGFVSLSRPDAGFNLIFLQTGLKSFKPAHLRGHRADGLLVVFVVDDIDREYIRLQSEGVTITTPIETEPWNERFFQVTDPNGVVLQLVQWISEQVSS
- the ppsA gene encoding phosphoenolpyruvate synthase, translated to MSSLVVGFQDIDQTKLTVVGGKGANLGELSKIEGICVPDGFCISTEAFQRVIEKTPSIHELLDQLSFLKVNDRDKIHELSSKIRRIIEGIAIPEEISEAIAHFLSRLGEQNAYAVRSSATAEDLPTASFAGQQDTYLNIIGKEAILKHIHKCWASLFTERAVIYRLQNGFDHRKVYLSVVVQKMVFPQAAGILFTADPVTSNRKVLSIEASFGLGEALVSGLVNADSYKVRNGMVIDKKISTKKLAIYALKDGGTKEQEIEPERQNRQALTDEQILQLERIGRTIEAHFGSPQDIEWCLVDDTFYIVQSRPITTLFPIPETNDQENHVFVSVGHNQMMTDAMKPLGLSFFLLTTHAPMHTAGGRLFVDVTATLASPVGRETILNVTLGKSDPLMKDALTTILERGDFVKSLPDDPSPGKSRKGRSLADFQTLNDCDPAIVADLIQQSQTSIEALKQTIQTKSGSDLFDFILEDIQQLKKTHSDSQSFGVLMTGMNASSWINEKMNEWLGEKNAADTLSQSVPNNITSSMGLELLDVADVIRPYPEVIEYLQQVKEDNFLGELVKLEGGQEAQNAIATFLHKYGMRCVGEIDITRTRWSEKPTTLVPTILSNIRNLEPGECDRKFEQGQQEALKKEQELLERLKQLPDGEQKVNETKRMISLIRNFIGYREYPKYGIVSRYFVYKQALLKEVEQLVQAGVIHEKEDIYYLTFEELREVVRTNKLDYPIISKRKDEYKFYEKLTPPRVITSDGEIIAGEYKRENLPAEAIVGLPVSSGVIEGRARIVLNMEDADLEDGDILVTSFTDPSWTPLFVSIKGLVTEVGGLMTHGAVIAREYGLPAVVGVDNATKLIKDGQRIRVHGTEGYVEIL
- a CDS encoding response regulator — translated: METAIATKRILFIDDELHVRQVVKACLEALGGWNVLLAASGQEGLVKAASEKPDAILLDVMMPEMDGLALLQQLKANPVTGSIPVVFLTARLSLTEPQRFHELGVQGAIAKPFNSLTLVPQIANALGWKVEIQY
- a CDS encoding response regulator is translated as MPEKRILVIDDEINLCTVIQACLENLGGWETLTALSGKEGLAIAQTQQLDAILLDVMMPDMDGLTLFEKLQNDSTTQAIPVILFTAKVQSTDIAQFAKLGVAGVIAKPFDPLTLAEQVASMLGW